A genomic region of Eucalyptus grandis isolate ANBG69807.140 chromosome 5, ASM1654582v1, whole genome shotgun sequence contains the following coding sequences:
- the LOC104447106 gene encoding F-box protein At5g03100-like, whose translation MAAPYVHATAHRKSSSDDRPNRARGNRPPLPLLPDDAIHNIFSFLPIEDAVRTSVLSRRWRSTWTSTTHLVFDGFRSRNRDARSLDFPSLVGRVLSQCTSPTVKKLHVTNFKYRRRYRPKLDLWLHFALGRRVEDLRLWLISEQWIRYTLPPFLYCSGWLVRLEVSWCSFRSDETIWWPCLKFLSIEDADLDDDMLGRIFTGSPVLEFLKLGRCRYVENIIIDSTSVKDLVLIGSKNYSYSYMEKIWAPHLLSLRVSGTWSGPWLCTHIFRLDDISSLVEAELAFSGRTSLFEWMYCNLLKELLDRLCGVPKITIGSWCLKSLILRTPISQLHLPGIAYMLRSSQCLERLVIHLTGVLRLKGESKGSCNYDEEDFLCSRKESFQCLATHLNQVEIIGFKANSLGSKHVLTLIKFLLGNTFTLEKMIIKADLRARNGQKRLQATVLSELLAVRQNVLSYQRASKNAEIIFDYPLQLASF comes from the exons ATGGCGGCGCCCTACGTCCACGCCACCGCCCACCGCAAATCCTCCTCCGACGACCGTCCGAATCGCGCCCGGGGAAACCGGCCTCCTCTTCCCTTGTTGCCGGATGACGCGATCCACAACATCTTCTCCTTTCTGCCCATCGAAGACGCCGTCAGGACCAGCGTCCTCTCCAGGCGCTGGCGGTCCACCTGGACCTCGACCACCCACCTTGTATTCGATGGATTCCGATCTCGCAATCGCGACGCCCGCTCCCTCGACTTCCCGTCCCTCGTTGGCCGCGTCCTGAGCCAGTGCACCTCGCCCACGGTGAAGAAGTTGCACGTCACCAACTTCAAGTACCGCCGCCGCTACCGCCCCAAGCTCGACCTCTGGCTCCACTTCGCACTGGGGCGCCGCGTGGAGGATCTTCGGCTGTGGCTGATCAGCGAGCAGTGGATTAGATATACACTGCCACCGTTCTTGTATTGCTCGGGTTGGTTGGTGCGTCTCGAAGTCAGTTGGTGCAGTTTCAGGTCGGATGAGACTATTTGGTGGCCTTGTCTTAAGTTCTTGTCGATCGAAGATGCGGATTTGGATGATGATATGCTCGGGCGAATCTTCACGGGAAGTCCCGTTTTAGAGTTCCTCAAGTTGGGGCGGTGCCGCTACGTGGAGAACATTATAATAGATTCAACAAGTGTGAAAGATTTGGTATTGATTGGCAGCAAAAACTACTCTTACTCTTACATGGAGAAAATTTGGGCTCCACATTTGCTCTCGTTGCGTGTATCAGGGACGTGGTCGGGGCCGTGGCTGTGCACCCATATATTCAGACTTGACGATATATCTTCTTTAGTTGAAGCCGAGTTAGCTTTTTCCGGTCGAACTTCCTTATTTGAGTGGATGTACTGCAACTTGTTGAAGGAACTTCTTGACAGGCTGTGTGGAGTTCCTAAAATCACCATTGGCAGTTGGTGTTTGAAG AGTCTGATACTACGCACACCAATTAGTCAATTGCACCTTCCTGGGATAGCATACATGCTACGAAGTTCACAGTGCTTGGAAAGATTAGTCATACACCTAACTGGTGTCCTCCGATTGAAG GGAGAATCAAAAGGAAGTTGTAACTATGATGAAGAAGATTTTTTGTGTTCACGGAAGGAAAGCTTTCAATGTTTGGCGACACATCTTAACCAAGTTGAGATCATTGGTTTCAAAGCTAATAGCTTGGGGTCAAAACATGTGCTCACCTTGATTAAGTTTCTTCTTGGCAATACATTTACACTGGAGAAGATGATTATCAAGGCTGATTTGCGTGCAAGGAATGGACAAAAACGTCTTCAAGCGACTGTTCTTTCGGAACTGCTTGCTGTCCGCCAAAATGTGCTCAGCTATCAAAGAGCTTCcaaaaatgctgaaattattTTCGATTATCCTCTTCAATTGGCGTCCTTCTAG